Proteins from a single region of Antechinus flavipes isolate AdamAnt ecotype Samford, QLD, Australia chromosome 2, AdamAnt_v2, whole genome shotgun sequence:
- the LOC127547831 gene encoding uncharacterized protein LOC127547831 isoform X19: protein MDIVSLGAEGKEVMDIVSLGAEGKEMMNIVSLGAEGKEVMDIVSLGAEGKEVMDIVSLGAEGKEVMDIVSLGAEGKEVMDIVSLGAEGKEMMDIVSLGAEGKEVMNIVSLGAEGKEVMDIVSLGAEGKEMMDIVSLGAEGKEVMNIVSLGAEGKEVMDTVSLGVKGKEVMDIVSLGAEGKEVMDIVSLGAEGKEVMDTVSLGVKGKEVMDIVSLGAEGKEVMDIVSLGAEGKEVMDTVSLGAEGKEVMDIVSLGAEGKEVMDIVSLGAEGKEVMNIVSLGAEGKEMMDIVSLGAEGKEVMDIVSLGAEGIEMVNTGSLGAGLKG from the exons ATGGACATTGTCTCCCTGGGAGCTGAGGGTAAGGAGGTGATGGACATTGTCTCCCTGGGAGCTGAGGGTAAGGAAATGATGAATATTGTCTCCCTGGGAGCTGAGGGTAAGGAGGTGATGGACATTGTCTCCCTGGGAGCTGAGGGTAAGGAGGTGATGGACATTGTCTCCCTGGGAGCTGAGGGTAAGGAGGTGATGGACATTGTCTCCCTGGGAGCTGAGG GTAAGGAGGTGATGGACATTGTCTCCCTGGGAGCTGAGGGTAAGGAAATGATGGATATTGTCTCCCTGGGGGCTGAGGGTAAGGAGGTGATGAACATTGTCTCCCTGGGAGCTGAGG GTAAGGAGGTGATGGACATTGTCTCCCTGGGAGCTGAGGGTAAGGAAATGATGGATATTGTCTCCCTGGGGGCTGAGGGTAAGGAGGTGATGAACATTGTCTCCCTGGGAGCTGAGGGTAAGGAGGTGATGGACACTGTCTCCCTGGGAGTTAAAGGTAAGGAG GTGATGGACATTGTCTCCCTGGGAGCTGAGGGTAAGGAGGTGATGGACATTGTCTCCCTGGGAGCTGAGGGTAAGGAGGTGATGGACACTGTCTCCCTGGGAGTTAAAGGTAAGGAG GTGATGGACATTGTCTCCCTGGGAGCTGAGGGTAAGGAGGTGATGGACATTGTCTCCCTGGGAGCTGAAGGTAAGGAGGTGATGGACACTGTCTCCCTGGGAGCTGAGGGTAAGGAGGTGATGGACATTGTCTCCCTGGGAGCTGAGGGTAAGGAGGTGATGGACATTGTCTCCCTGGGAGCTGAGG GTAAGGAGGTGATGAACATTGTCTCCCTGGGAGCTGAGGGTAAGGAAATGATGGATATTGTCTCCCTGGGAGCTGAGGGTAAGGAGGTGATGGACATTGTCTCCCTGGGAGCTGAGGGTATAGAGATGGTGAACACTGGCTCCTTGGGAGCTGGGTTAAAAGGGTAA
- the LOC127547831 gene encoding uncharacterized protein LOC127547831 isoform X7 → MDIVSLGAEGKEVMDIVSLGAEGKEMMNIVSLGAEGKEVMDIVSLGAEGKEVMDIVSLGAEGKEVMDIVSLGAEGKEVMDIVSLGAEGKEMMDIVSLGAEGKEVMNIVSLGAEGKEVMDIVSLGAEGKEMMDIVSLGAEGKEVMNIVSLGAEGKEVMDTVSLGVKGKEVMDIVSLGAEGKEVMDIVSLGAEGKEVMDTVSLGVKGKEVMDIVSLGAEGKEVMDIVSLGAEGKEVMDTVSLGAEGKEVMDIVSLGAEGKEVMDIVSLGAEGKEVMDIVSLGAEGKEVMDTVSLGAKGKEVMNIVSLGAEGKEMMDIVSLGAEGKEVMDIVSLGAEGIEMVNTGSLGAGLKG, encoded by the exons ATGGACATTGTCTCCCTGGGAGCTGAGGGTAAGGAGGTGATGGACATTGTCTCCCTGGGAGCTGAGGGTAAGGAAATGATGAATATTGTCTCCCTGGGAGCTGAGGGTAAGGAGGTGATGGACATTGTCTCCCTGGGAGCTGAGGGTAAGGAGGTGATGGACATTGTCTCCCTGGGAGCTGAGGGTAAGGAGGTGATGGACATTGTCTCCCTGGGAGCTGAGG GTAAGGAGGTGATGGACATTGTCTCCCTGGGAGCTGAGGGTAAGGAAATGATGGATATTGTCTCCCTGGGGGCTGAGGGTAAGGAGGTGATGAACATTGTCTCCCTGGGAGCTGAGG GTAAGGAGGTGATGGACATTGTCTCCCTGGGAGCTGAGGGTAAGGAAATGATGGATATTGTCTCCCTGGGGGCTGAGGGTAAGGAGGTGATGAACATTGTCTCCCTGGGAGCTGAGGGTAAGGAGGTGATGGACACTGTCTCCCTGGGAGTTAAAGGTAAGGAG GTGATGGACATTGTCTCCCTGGGAGCTGAGGGTAAGGAGGTGATGGACATTGTCTCCCTGGGAGCTGAGGGTAAGGAGGTGATGGACACTGTCTCCCTGGGAGTTAAAGGTAAGGAG GTGATGGACATTGTCTCCCTGGGAGCTGAGGGTAAGGAGGTGATGGACATTGTCTCCCTGGGAGCTGAAGGTAAGGAGGTGATGGACACTGTCTCCCTGGGAGCTGAGGGTAAGGAGGTGATGGACATTGTCTCCCTGGGAGCTGAGGGTAAGGAGGTGATGGACATTGTCTCCCTGGGAGCTGAGGGTAAGGAG GTGATGGACATTGTCTCCCTGGGAGCTGAGGGTAAGGAGGTGATGGACACTGTCTCCCTGGGAGCTAAAGGTAAGGAGGTGATGAACATTGTCTCCCTGGGAGCTGAGGGTAAGGAAATGATGGATATTGTCTCCCTGGGAGCTGAGGGTAAGGAGGTGATGGACATTGTCTCCCTGGGAGCTGAGGGTATAGAGATGGTGAACACTGGCTCCTTGGGAGCTGGGTTAAAAGGGTAA
- the LOC127547831 gene encoding uncharacterized protein LOC127547831 isoform X15 — MDIVSLGAEGKEVMDIVSLGAEGKEMMNIVSLGAEGKEVMDIVSLGAEGKEVMDIVSLGAEGKEVMDIVSLGAEGKEVMDIVSLGAEGKEMMDIVSLGAEGKEVMNIVSLGAEGKEVMDIVSLGAEGKEMMDIVSLGAEGKEVMNIVSLGAEGKEVMDTVSLGVKGKEVMDIVSLGAEGKEVMDIVSLGAEGKEVMDTVSLGVKGKEVMDIVSLGAEGKEVMDIVSLGAEGKEVMDTVSLGAEGKEVMDIVSLGAEGKEVMDIVSLGAEGKEVMDTVSLGAKGKEVMNIVSLGAEGKEMMDIVSLGAEGKEVMDIVSLGAEGIEMVNTGSLGAGLKG; from the exons ATGGACATTGTCTCCCTGGGAGCTGAGGGTAAGGAGGTGATGGACATTGTCTCCCTGGGAGCTGAGGGTAAGGAAATGATGAATATTGTCTCCCTGGGAGCTGAGGGTAAGGAGGTGATGGACATTGTCTCCCTGGGAGCTGAGGGTAAGGAGGTGATGGACATTGTCTCCCTGGGAGCTGAGGGTAAGGAGGTGATGGACATTGTCTCCCTGGGAGCTGAGG GTAAGGAGGTGATGGACATTGTCTCCCTGGGAGCTGAGGGTAAGGAAATGATGGATATTGTCTCCCTGGGGGCTGAGGGTAAGGAGGTGATGAACATTGTCTCCCTGGGAGCTGAGG GTAAGGAGGTGATGGACATTGTCTCCCTGGGAGCTGAGGGTAAGGAAATGATGGATATTGTCTCCCTGGGGGCTGAGGGTAAGGAGGTGATGAACATTGTCTCCCTGGGAGCTGAGGGTAAGGAGGTGATGGACACTGTCTCCCTGGGAGTTAAAGGTAAGGAG GTGATGGACATTGTCTCCCTGGGAGCTGAGGGTAAGGAGGTGATGGACATTGTCTCCCTGGGAGCTGAGGGTAAGGAGGTGATGGACACTGTCTCCCTGGGAGTTAAAGGTAAGGAG GTGATGGACATTGTCTCCCTGGGAGCTGAGGGTAAGGAGGTGATGGACATTGTCTCCCTGGGAGCTGAAGGTAAGGAGGTGATGGACACTGTCTCCCTGGGAGCTGAGGGTAAGGAGGTGATGGACATTGTCTCCCTGGGAGCTGAGGGTAAGGAG GTGATGGACATTGTCTCCCTGGGAGCTGAGGGTAAGGAGGTGATGGACACTGTCTCCCTGGGAGCTAAAGGTAAGGAGGTGATGAACATTGTCTCCCTGGGAGCTGAGGGTAAGGAAATGATGGATATTGTCTCCCTGGGAGCTGAGGGTAAGGAGGTGATGGACATTGTCTCCCTGGGAGCTGAGGGTATAGAGATGGTGAACACTGGCTCCTTGGGAGCTGGGTTAAAAGGGTAA
- the LOC127547831 gene encoding pol-RFamide neuropeptides-like isoform X31 produces the protein MDIVSLGAEGKEVMDIVSLGAEGKEMMNIVSLGAEGKEVMDIVSLGAEGKEVMDIVSLGAEGKEVMDIVSLGAEGKEVMDIVSLGAEGKEMMDIVSLGAEGKEVMDTVSLGVKGKEVMDIVSLGAEGKEVMDTVSLGVKGKEVMDIVSLGAEGKEVMDIVSLGAEGKEVMDTVSLGAEGKEVMDIVSLGAEGKEVMDIVSLGAEGKEVMDIVSLGAEGKEVMDIVSLGAEGKEVMDTVSLGAKGKEVMNIVSLGAEGKEMMDIVSLGAEGKEVMDIVSLGAEGIEMVNTGSLGAGLKG, from the exons ATGGACATTGTCTCCCTGGGAGCTGAGGGTAAGGAGGTGATGGACATTGTCTCCCTGGGAGCTGAGGGTAAGGAAATGATGAATATTGTCTCCCTGGGAGCTGAGGGTAAGGAGGTGATGGACATTGTCTCCCTGGGAGCTGAGGGTAAGGAGGTGATGGACATTGTCTCCCTGGGAGCTGAGGGTAAGGAGGTGATGGACATTGTCTCCCTGGGAGCTGAGG GTAAGGAGGTGATGGACATTGTCTCCCTGGGAGCTGAGGGTAAGGAAATGATGGATATTGTCTCCCTGGGGGCTGAGGGTAAGGAG GTGATGGACACTGTCTCCCTGGGAGTTAAAGGTAAGGAG GTGATGGACATTGTCTCCCTGGGAGCTGAGGGTAAGGAGGTGATGGACACTGTCTCCCTGGGAGTTAAAGGTAAGGAG GTGATGGACATTGTCTCCCTGGGAGCTGAGGGTAAGGAGGTGATGGACATTGTCTCCCTGGGAGCTGAAGGTAAGGAGGTGATGGACACTGTCTCCCTGGGAGCTGAGGGTAAGGAGGTGATGGACATTGTCTCCCTGGGAGCTGAGGGTAAGGAGGTGATGGACATTGTCTCCCTGGGAGCTGAGGGTAAGGAGGTGATGGACATTGTCTCCCTGGGAGCTGAGGGTAAGGAG GTGATGGACATTGTCTCCCTGGGAGCTGAGGGTAAGGAGGTGATGGACACTGTCTCCCTGGGAGCTAAAGGTAAGGAGGTGATGAACATTGTCTCCCTGGGAGCTGAGGGTAAGGAAATGATGGATATTGTCTCCCTGGGAGCTGAGGGTAAGGAGGTGATGGACATTGTCTCCCTGGGAGCTGAGGGTATAGAGATGGTGAACACTGGCTCCTTGGGAGCTGGGTTAAAAGGGTAA
- the LOC127547831 gene encoding uncharacterized protein LOC127547831 isoform X12 gives MDIVSLGAEGKEVMDIVSLGAEGKEMMNIVSLGAEGKEVMDIVSLGAEGKEVMDIVSLGAEGKEVMDIVSLGAEGKEVMDIVSLGAEGKEMMDIVSLGAEGKEVMNIVSLGAEGKEVMDIVSLGAEGKEMMDIVSLGAEGKEVMNIVSLGAEGKEVMDTVSLGVKGKEVMDIVSLGAEGKEVMDIVSLGAEGKEVMDTVSLGVKGKEVMDIVSLGAEGKEVMDIVSLGAEGKEVMDTVSLGAEGKEVMDIVSLGAEGKEVMDIVSLGAEGKEVMDIVSLGAEGKEVMNIVSLGAEGKEMMDIVSLGAEGKEVMDIVSLGAEGIEMVNTGSLGAGLKG, from the exons ATGGACATTGTCTCCCTGGGAGCTGAGGGTAAGGAGGTGATGGACATTGTCTCCCTGGGAGCTGAGGGTAAGGAAATGATGAATATTGTCTCCCTGGGAGCTGAGGGTAAGGAGGTGATGGACATTGTCTCCCTGGGAGCTGAGGGTAAGGAGGTGATGGACATTGTCTCCCTGGGAGCTGAGGGTAAGGAGGTGATGGACATTGTCTCCCTGGGAGCTGAGG GTAAGGAGGTGATGGACATTGTCTCCCTGGGAGCTGAGGGTAAGGAAATGATGGATATTGTCTCCCTGGGGGCTGAGGGTAAGGAGGTGATGAACATTGTCTCCCTGGGAGCTGAGG GTAAGGAGGTGATGGACATTGTCTCCCTGGGAGCTGAGGGTAAGGAAATGATGGATATTGTCTCCCTGGGGGCTGAGGGTAAGGAGGTGATGAACATTGTCTCCCTGGGAGCTGAGGGTAAGGAGGTGATGGACACTGTCTCCCTGGGAGTTAAAGGTAAGGAG GTGATGGACATTGTCTCCCTGGGAGCTGAGGGTAAGGAGGTGATGGACATTGTCTCCCTGGGAGCTGAGGGTAAGGAGGTGATGGACACTGTCTCCCTGGGAGTTAAAGGTAAGGAG GTGATGGACATTGTCTCCCTGGGAGCTGAGGGTAAGGAGGTGATGGACATTGTCTCCCTGGGAGCTGAAGGTAAGGAGGTGATGGACACTGTCTCCCTGGGAGCTGAGGGTAAGGAGGTGATGGACATTGTCTCCCTGGGAGCTGAGGGTAAGGAGGTGATGGACATTGTCTCCCTGGGAGCTGAGGGTAAGGAGGTGATGGACATTGTCTCCCTGGGAGCTGAGG GTAAGGAGGTGATGAACATTGTCTCCCTGGGAGCTGAGGGTAAGGAAATGATGGATATTGTCTCCCTGGGAGCTGAGGGTAAGGAGGTGATGGACATTGTCTCCCTGGGAGCTGAGGGTATAGAGATGGTGAACACTGGCTCCTTGGGAGCTGGGTTAAAAGGGTAA
- the LOC127547831 gene encoding pol-RFamide neuropeptides-like isoform X40, whose amino-acid sequence MDIVSLGAEGKEVMDIVSLGAEGKEMMNIVSLGAEGKEVMDIVSLGAEGKEVMDIVSLGAEGKEVMDIVSLGAEGKEVMDIVSLGAEGKEMMDIVSLGAEGKEVMDIVSLGAEGKEVMDTVSLGVKGKEVMDIVSLGAEGKEVMDIVSLGAEGKEVMDTVSLGAEGKEVMDIVSLGAEGKEVMDIVSLGAEGKEVMDIVSLGAEGKEVMDIVSLGAEGKEVMDTVSLGAKGKEVMNIVSLGAEGKEMMDIVSLGAEGKEVMDIVSLGAEGIEMVNTGSLGAGLKG is encoded by the exons ATGGACATTGTCTCCCTGGGAGCTGAGGGTAAGGAGGTGATGGACATTGTCTCCCTGGGAGCTGAGGGTAAGGAAATGATGAATATTGTCTCCCTGGGAGCTGAGGGTAAGGAGGTGATGGACATTGTCTCCCTGGGAGCTGAGGGTAAGGAGGTGATGGACATTGTCTCCCTGGGAGCTGAGGGTAAGGAGGTGATGGACATTGTCTCCCTGGGAGCTGAGG GTAAGGAGGTGATGGACATTGTCTCCCTGGGAGCTGAGGGTAAGGAAATGATGGATATTGTCTCCCTGGGGGCTGAGGGTAAGGAG GTGATGGACATTGTCTCCCTGGGAGCTGAGGGTAAGGAGGTGATGGACACTGTCTCCCTGGGAGTTAAAGGTAAGGAG GTGATGGACATTGTCTCCCTGGGAGCTGAGGGTAAGGAGGTGATGGACATTGTCTCCCTGGGAGCTGAAGGTAAGGAGGTGATGGACACTGTCTCCCTGGGAGCTGAGGGTAAGGAGGTGATGGACATTGTCTCCCTGGGAGCTGAGGGTAAGGAGGTGATGGACATTGTCTCCCTGGGAGCTGAGGGTAAGGAGGTGATGGACATTGTCTCCCTGGGAGCTGAGGGTAAGGAG GTGATGGACATTGTCTCCCTGGGAGCTGAGGGTAAGGAGGTGATGGACACTGTCTCCCTGGGAGCTAAAGGTAAGGAGGTGATGAACATTGTCTCCCTGGGAGCTGAGGGTAAGGAAATGATGGATATTGTCTCCCTGGGAGCTGAGGGTAAGGAGGTGATGGACATTGTCTCCCTGGGAGCTGAGGGTATAGAGATGGTGAACACTGGCTCCTTGGGAGCTGGGTTAAAAGGGTAA
- the LOC127547831 gene encoding pol-RFamide neuropeptides-like isoform X41: MDIVSLGAEGKEVMDIVSLGAEGKEMMNIVSLGAEGKEVMDIVSLGAEGKEVMDIVSLGAEGKEVMDIVSLGAEGKEVMDIVSLGAEGKEMMDIVSLGAEGKEVMDTVSLGVKGKEVMDTVSLGVKGKEVMDIVSLGAEGKEVMDIVSLGAEGKEVMDTVSLGAEGKEVMDIVSLGAEGKEVMDIVSLGAEGKEVMDIVSLGAEGKEVMDIVSLGAEGKEVMDTVSLGAKGKEVMNIVSLGAEGKEMMDIVSLGAEGKEVMDIVSLGAEGIEMVNTGSLGAGLKG; encoded by the exons ATGGACATTGTCTCCCTGGGAGCTGAGGGTAAGGAGGTGATGGACATTGTCTCCCTGGGAGCTGAGGGTAAGGAAATGATGAATATTGTCTCCCTGGGAGCTGAGGGTAAGGAGGTGATGGACATTGTCTCCCTGGGAGCTGAGGGTAAGGAGGTGATGGACATTGTCTCCCTGGGAGCTGAGGGTAAGGAGGTGATGGACATTGTCTCCCTGGGAGCTGAGG GTAAGGAGGTGATGGACATTGTCTCCCTGGGAGCTGAGGGTAAGGAAATGATGGATATTGTCTCCCTGGGGGCTGAGGGTAAGGAG GTGATGGACACTGTCTCCCTGGGAGTTAAAGGTAAGGAG GTGATGGACACTGTCTCCCTGGGAGTTAAAGGTAAGGAG GTGATGGACATTGTCTCCCTGGGAGCTGAGGGTAAGGAGGTGATGGACATTGTCTCCCTGGGAGCTGAAGGTAAGGAGGTGATGGACACTGTCTCCCTGGGAGCTGAGGGTAAGGAGGTGATGGACATTGTCTCCCTGGGAGCTGAGGGTAAGGAGGTGATGGACATTGTCTCCCTGGGAGCTGAGGGTAAGGAGGTGATGGACATTGTCTCCCTGGGAGCTGAGGGTAAGGAG GTGATGGACATTGTCTCCCTGGGAGCTGAGGGTAAGGAGGTGATGGACACTGTCTCCCTGGGAGCTAAAGGTAAGGAGGTGATGAACATTGTCTCCCTGGGAGCTGAGGGTAAGGAAATGATGGATATTGTCTCCCTGGGAGCTGAGGGTAAGGAGGTGATGGACATTGTCTCCCTGGGAGCTGAGGGTATAGAGATGGTGAACACTGGCTCCTTGGGAGCTGGGTTAAAAGGGTAA
- the LOC127547831 gene encoding uncharacterized protein LOC127547831 isoform X25 encodes MDIVSLGAEGKEVMDIVSLGAEGKEMMNIVSLGAEGKEVMDIVSLGAEGKEVMDIVSLGAEGKEVMDIVSLGAEGKEVMDIVSLGAEGKEMMDIVSLGAEGKEVMNIVSLGAEGKEVMDIVSLGAEGKEMMDIVSLGAEGKEVMDTVSLGVKGKEVMDIVSLGAEGKEVMDIVSLGAEGKEVMDTVSLGAEGKEVMDIVSLGAEGKEVMDIVSLGAEGKEVMDIVSLGAEGKEVMDIVSLGAEGKEVMDTVSLGAKGKEVMNIVSLGAEGKEMMDIVSLGAEGKEVMDIVSLGAEGIEMVNTGSLGAGLKG; translated from the exons ATGGACATTGTCTCCCTGGGAGCTGAGGGTAAGGAGGTGATGGACATTGTCTCCCTGGGAGCTGAGGGTAAGGAAATGATGAATATTGTCTCCCTGGGAGCTGAGGGTAAGGAGGTGATGGACATTGTCTCCCTGGGAGCTGAGGGTAAGGAGGTGATGGACATTGTCTCCCTGGGAGCTGAGGGTAAGGAGGTGATGGACATTGTCTCCCTGGGAGCTGAGG GTAAGGAGGTGATGGACATTGTCTCCCTGGGAGCTGAGGGTAAGGAAATGATGGATATTGTCTCCCTGGGGGCTGAGGGTAAGGAGGTGATGAACATTGTCTCCCTGGGAGCTGAGG GTAAGGAGGTGATGGACATTGTCTCCCTGGGAGCTGAGGGTAAGGAAATGATGGATATTGTCTCCCTGGGGGCTGAGGGTAAGGAG GTGATGGACACTGTCTCCCTGGGAGTTAAAGGTAAGGAG GTGATGGACATTGTCTCCCTGGGAGCTGAGGGTAAGGAGGTGATGGACATTGTCTCCCTGGGAGCTGAAGGTAAGGAGGTGATGGACACTGTCTCCCTGGGAGCTGAGGGTAAGGAGGTGATGGACATTGTCTCCCTGGGAGCTGAGGGTAAGGAGGTGATGGACATTGTCTCCCTGGGAGCTGAGGGTAAGGAGGTGATGGACATTGTCTCCCTGGGAGCTGAGGGTAAGGAG GTGATGGACATTGTCTCCCTGGGAGCTGAGGGTAAGGAGGTGATGGACACTGTCTCCCTGGGAGCTAAAGGTAAGGAGGTGATGAACATTGTCTCCCTGGGAGCTGAGGGTAAGGAAATGATGGATATTGTCTCCCTGGGAGCTGAGGGTAAGGAGGTGATGGACATTGTCTCCCTGGGAGCTGAGGGTATAGAGATGGTGAACACTGGCTCCTTGGGAGCTGGGTTAAAAGGGTAA
- the LOC127547831 gene encoding uncharacterized protein LOC127547831 isoform X42, which translates to MDIVSLGAEGKEVMDIVSLGAEGKEMMNIVSLGAEGKEVMDIVSLGAEGKEVMDIVSLGAEGKEVMDIVSLGAEGKEVMDIVSLGAEGKEMMDIVSLGAEGKEVMNIVSLGAEGKEVMDIVSLGAEGKEMMDIVSLGAEGKEVMNIVSLGAEGKEVMDTVSLGVKGKEVMDIVSLGAEGKEVMDIVSLGAEGKEVMDIVSLGAEGKEVMDIVSLGAEGKEVMDTVSLGAKGKEVMNIVSLGAEGKEMMDIVSLGAEGKEVMDIVSLGAEGIEMVNTGSLGAGLKG; encoded by the exons ATGGACATTGTCTCCCTGGGAGCTGAGGGTAAGGAGGTGATGGACATTGTCTCCCTGGGAGCTGAGGGTAAGGAAATGATGAATATTGTCTCCCTGGGAGCTGAGGGTAAGGAGGTGATGGACATTGTCTCCCTGGGAGCTGAGGGTAAGGAGGTGATGGACATTGTCTCCCTGGGAGCTGAGGGTAAGGAGGTGATGGACATTGTCTCCCTGGGAGCTGAGG GTAAGGAGGTGATGGACATTGTCTCCCTGGGAGCTGAGGGTAAGGAAATGATGGATATTGTCTCCCTGGGGGCTGAGGGTAAGGAGGTGATGAACATTGTCTCCCTGGGAGCTGAGG GTAAGGAGGTGATGGACATTGTCTCCCTGGGAGCTGAGGGTAAGGAAATGATGGATATTGTCTCCCTGGGGGCTGAGGGTAAGGAGGTGATGAACATTGTCTCCCTGGGAGCTGAGGGTAAGGAGGTGATGGACACTGTCTCCCTGGGAGTTAAAGGTAAGGAG GTGATGGACATTGTCTCCCTGGGAGCTGAGGGTAAGGAGGTGATGGACATTGTCTCCCTGGGAGCTGAGGGTAAGGAGGTGATGGACATTGTCTCCCTGGGAGCTGAGGGTAAGGAG GTGATGGACATTGTCTCCCTGGGAGCTGAGGGTAAGGAGGTGATGGACACTGTCTCCCTGGGAGCTAAAGGTAAGGAGGTGATGAACATTGTCTCCCTGGGAGCTGAGGGTAAGGAAATGATGGATATTGTCTCCCTGGGAGCTGAGGGTAAGGAGGTGATGGACATTGTCTCCCTGGGAGCTGAGGGTATAGAGATGGTGAACACTGGCTCCTTGGGAGCTGGGTTAAAAGGGTAA
- the LOC127547831 gene encoding uncharacterized protein LOC127547831 isoform X23, whose product MDIVSLGAEGKEVMDIVSLGAEGKEMMNIVSLGAEGKEVMDIVSLGAEGKEVMDIVSLGAEGKEVMDIVSLGAEGKEVMDIVSLGAEGKEMMDIVSLGAEGKEVMDTVSLGVKGKEVMDIVSLGAEGKEVMDIVSLGAEGKEVMDTVSLGVKGKEVMDIVSLGAEGKEVMDIVSLGAEGKEVMDTVSLGAEGKEVMDIVSLGAEGKEVMDIVSLGAEGKEVMDIVSLGAEGKEVMDIVSLGAEGKEVMDTVSLGAKGKEVMNIVSLGAEGKEMMDIVSLGAEGKEVMDIVSLGAEGIEMVNTGSLGAGLKG is encoded by the exons ATGGACATTGTCTCCCTGGGAGCTGAGGGTAAGGAGGTGATGGACATTGTCTCCCTGGGAGCTGAGGGTAAGGAAATGATGAATATTGTCTCCCTGGGAGCTGAGGGTAAGGAGGTGATGGACATTGTCTCCCTGGGAGCTGAGGGTAAGGAGGTGATGGACATTGTCTCCCTGGGAGCTGAGGGTAAGGAGGTGATGGACATTGTCTCCCTGGGAGCTGAGG GTAAGGAGGTGATGGACATTGTCTCCCTGGGAGCTGAGGGTAAGGAAATGATGGATATTGTCTCCCTGGGGGCTGAGGGTAAGGAG GTGATGGACACTGTCTCCCTGGGAGTTAAAGGTAAGGAG GTGATGGACATTGTCTCCCTGGGAGCTGAGGGTAAGGAGGTGATGGACATTGTCTCCCTGGGAGCTGAGGGTAAGGAGGTGATGGACACTGTCTCCCTGGGAGTTAAAGGTAAGGAG GTGATGGACATTGTCTCCCTGGGAGCTGAGGGTAAGGAGGTGATGGACATTGTCTCCCTGGGAGCTGAAGGTAAGGAGGTGATGGACACTGTCTCCCTGGGAGCTGAGGGTAAGGAGGTGATGGACATTGTCTCCCTGGGAGCTGAGGGTAAGGAGGTGATGGACATTGTCTCCCTGGGAGCTGAGGGTAAGGAGGTGATGGACATTGTCTCCCTGGGAGCTGAGGGTAAGGAG GTGATGGACATTGTCTCCCTGGGAGCTGAGGGTAAGGAGGTGATGGACACTGTCTCCCTGGGAGCTAAAGGTAAGGAGGTGATGAACATTGTCTCCCTGGGAGCTGAGGGTAAGGAAATGATGGATATTGTCTCCCTGGGAGCTGAGGGTAAGGAGGTGATGGACATTGTCTCCCTGGGAGCTGAGGGTATAGAGATGGTGAACACTGGCTCCTTGGGAGCTGGGTTAAAAGGGTAA
- the LOC127547831 gene encoding uncharacterized protein LOC127547831 isoform X32: MDIVSLGAEGKEVMDIVSLGAEGKEMMNIVSLGAEGKEVMDIVSLGAEGKEVMDIVSLGAEGKEVMDIVSLGAEGKEVMDIVSLGAEGKEMMDIVSLGAEGKEVMNIVSLGAEGKEVMDIVSLGAEGKEMMDIVSLGAEGKEVMNIVSLGAEGKEVMDTVSLGVKGKEVMDIVSLGAEGKEVMDIVSLGAEGKEVMDIVSLGAEGKEVMDIVSLGAEGKEVMDIVSLGAEGKEVMDTVSLGAKGKEVMNIVSLGAEGKEMMDIVSLGAEGKEVMDIVSLGAEGIEMVNTGSLGAGLKG, from the exons ATGGACATTGTCTCCCTGGGAGCTGAGGGTAAGGAGGTGATGGACATTGTCTCCCTGGGAGCTGAGGGTAAGGAAATGATGAATATTGTCTCCCTGGGAGCTGAGGGTAAGGAGGTGATGGACATTGTCTCCCTGGGAGCTGAGGGTAAGGAGGTGATGGACATTGTCTCCCTGGGAGCTGAGGGTAAGGAGGTGATGGACATTGTCTCCCTGGGAGCTGAGG GTAAGGAGGTGATGGACATTGTCTCCCTGGGAGCTGAGGGTAAGGAAATGATGGATATTGTCTCCCTGGGGGCTGAGGGTAAGGAGGTGATGAACATTGTCTCCCTGGGAGCTGAGG GTAAGGAGGTGATGGACATTGTCTCCCTGGGAGCTGAGGGTAAGGAAATGATGGATATTGTCTCCCTGGGGGCTGAGGGTAAGGAGGTGATGAACATTGTCTCCCTGGGAGCTGAGGGTAAGGAGGTGATGGACACTGTCTCCCTGGGAGTTAAAGGTAAGGAG GTGATGGACATTGTCTCCCTGGGAGCTGAGGGTAAGGAG GTGATGGACATTGTCTCCCTGGGAGCTGAGGGTAAGGAGGTGATGGACATTGTCTCCCTGGGAGCTGAGGGTAAGGAGGTGATGGACATTGTCTCCCTGGGAGCTGAGGGTAAGGAG GTGATGGACATTGTCTCCCTGGGAGCTGAGGGTAAGGAGGTGATGGACACTGTCTCCCTGGGAGCTAAAGGTAAGGAGGTGATGAACATTGTCTCCCTGGGAGCTGAGGGTAAGGAAATGATGGATATTGTCTCCCTGGGAGCTGAGGGTAAGGAGGTGATGGACATTGTCTCCCTGGGAGCTGAGGGTATAGAGATGGTGAACACTGGCTCCTTGGGAGCTGGGTTAAAAGGGTAA